Sequence from the Trichomycterus rosablanca isolate fTriRos1 chromosome 10, fTriRos1.hap1, whole genome shotgun sequence genome:
TGAGGTCTATTAAAACATAAGATGTTTTTCCGAACAATGGAAAAAGCTTACAATTCCTTCaataacacatttaaacataaatagGTTAACCCAGAGTATGCTCATCAATTACAGTAGATGCTGGATATATGTAAATACTGACCTCttttaaacattataaacaGAACTGATAAAATAACACCACATTTACATCGCAGAGACATTCCTACACTTGAAACAGTGCATGAGAGTGCATCAGAGGGCATGAGCGAAGGTTCAGTTCCGACACGAGCACTTGCACTCTGATATAACCGGGTAATGCAGTGGGATCCAGCTGCACTTGAGCGCACCTTTGCGCGTTACGCAGTGCCAGCGCAGTAATGTGAGGAATATATTATTAGCCGGTTGGCACATCATGCCCTCTGGTATTGAGCACGATCGTTTGTTTAAGCAGTTGCCCACTTTAATATAACGCGGCCAGAAGCGGCTGCCCAAGTCCTGCCAGGTGTGCACAACCGGGCAAAAGGTGTACGCCCAGAGCAAGTGCTGCAGGCGCCTGCGTAGCTTCTTGTTGTGCTTCTTTGGATCGTTCGCCGTGTCGAAGTCCAAAGCACGGAACTCTTTGGGCATGCTGCCGGTGAGACGATGGAGCGCGTGTTGTTTGCTCCCCTCCGTGTCCGCCGCGTCCTCACTCTTGTCCTCGggagaaatcacagacatgaaGCGCGCGTCAAATTGCGCACCCAGCATGGCGCGCAGCTCCGTCTCGTTCAGATCACGCTCTTTAGGATCGAGCACGGGATCCGGGTGCTCCTTCAGTATCACCACGGGTAAAATGTCACTGGGGCTCGGACGGAGCAGGAACTGGTTGATGTGCTGACACGAACCGCCTTCCATGTGAAAGCCGAGCGCGAAAAACAGCACGCACATGGCCAGAAAGTGATGCACGTTATCCATATTGGGGTCCATTGCGTGCACGTTTTAGCTCGGGATTTAAATCCTGCAAATGTCCAGTCAGAAAACTCCTGACGAGCGACAGTCAGACTGTGCACAGAGCTTAAATAGTTATGAACGCAACTCCAATAGAAGTTGCTTTGGCGGGATGCGGCGTGCAGGTCATGCCAGGCAGTGGGAGCATGGGAAGCGCATGGCTCGGGCACATTGCGCGCTCGACTCCTGGCTGCTGCTGATACTGGTGATGGTACTGGTGATGATGGTCGTGCTGCTGGGTCCTCCTGCCCACGCTCTGCCTGCGCTCCGCatggtgctgctgctgctgcctcGTGTCCTGTCGGTACGCGCCCAAGTCACCCTGACCATGGCTCGTCCGATTTATGCCTGCAGCTCGTGATGTAACACAAAAAAAGCCCAGTGTGAATGCCGGGGGTTTTGCCAGGACTCCCCTGGCGC
This genomic interval carries:
- the nog3 gene encoding noggin-3 gives rise to the protein MDPNMDNVHHFLAMCVLFFALGFHMEGGSCQHINQFLLRPSPSDILPVVILKEHPDPVLDPKERDLNETELRAMLGAQFDARFMSVISPEDKSEDAADTEGSKQHALHRLTGSMPKEFRALDFDTANDPKKHNKKLRRRLQHLLWAYTFCPVVHTWQDLGSRFWPRYIKVGNCLNKRSCSIPEGMMCQPANNIFLTLLRWHCVTRKGALKCSWIPLHYPVISECKCSCRN